The Bombyx mori chromosome 4, ASM3026992v2 region TTTCTCATTTACTTTTTGTTGTCGTTACTTTTGTGTAGAAAAGTGCAATAAAGAGTTTCATACTGTATTTAGTTCTTAGAATTTGCAACGCTCAAATCTACTAAACTAAAATCATATATACTAAACTACAAATAATAAGCAACCTCATACTATGTTGTTTATAAATAGAGTAACCACGCGAAGgcataatattattcaaaataatctatatttttatGCAGTAACTTGAACCGTTAATTAGTGTGTGAGAGGTTCAAGGAACTAGTGGCTGATTAGACGAGACACATAAGACAGTGATCGGGTTTAATGTTCGGTCTGATATCAAGTACAattcgtatttttattaatgtttaatgtttcGTGTTCTAAATGTGAAATATACAATATGAGTACCATTCTGGTAGTTTaagttgttttgttattttaaatcattattatcGCTATCAAAGGGTGATTAATCCAACAAAGACGTAAGCGAAGATCTCATCTGTCCAGCGCAACGGTTGAGGGCATCGAGATCAGAGCCCCGGACCTCGCCTGCAGCCAGTCCTTTGTGGAGATTCTCGAAACAAGTGAGGGGCACTTTGAAGTCGAGCACGGCAGGTAATTTGGAAAAAcgttatttaattaactttcgACAAGTCTGCGTAATCGCGTTACAAAGCCGCCGGGCAGTCTTTGAGCTGGTAGTGGCCGAGGGCGTTTCCGTAACCGGACTTGATTTTTACGCCAAACGTGCCTACTATAAAGGTACTGTCATTTCCAGGTGTTTTCCAATTAACATGCCTGCTTTGACCACGTCCGCACAAAGTAACACCAACTGGCACCGCCTGTTCGATGCCAAACGCACGGTTTATTAAAGGGGTGTTGCGGCTGTTTATACgagattttttaattgaaaatcattttaattaacGGAACTTGAAATCGATTACAGTCGCGTCGTTGTTAACTCGTTTGTTTATTAGTTCAAAGTTGTCGGTTCATTAACAGGGTAGGACAATAGTTTTATGAGTTGCCGAAATAAGTTTGGGGAGTGTTTAAACTTCGGAATTGGTTGGCAGTGCATTTTGTGAAAGCGCCGTAAGCAAGTCCGCACACAGAGCGGAACGGAGGCGCCCGCGGCGGCCGGACCTCTAGCTTCGGTCGCCACTCAGATAATTAACTCTATGAACTGTCTAGTTGCCCACACTTGTTAATTTGAAGCCCTCAATACAAGCGAGATTAAATtaacgtgtttttatttattaagtgctTTGTTATTTATGCGGTCCGGAGTCAGCGCATTCCGGTCGAGTGACTCCCTGATATAAACAAAGCCAGTCTTTGTGCAGTGTTCAATGAACAGCTTAATTGTATTTCTTCGCCACACTTCTGCTTCTCTTTGTTATTCGCACGTCTCATAATTGAAATTATGTATTACCTGTGTCGTGTGGGAAGCTTATGCTGGACATTAGGTTCTCATATCTACTTTTGTGCAAGTCGTTTTGTTTTGTAACGACATCATATTATATTGACGAAGTAACTGAATATTGCACTTAAATTTTTGGAACATTTTTAAAGCGCCGAAAATTCATATACAACGGCGCgtgacatttttaattaaaaaaaaccagttaattttgagaataaaaattaattatatatttttttattgttgctaaattgtgttattttaattacaaaaaatcgTTTTGTATTCTACTAAAtggtaatttaaattaagagcGGGTAACATCGAATGGATTTGCGTTTGTAATGGCGGGCACACGTCAAGTCACTCTATTCTCTCGTTGACAGCGGTTGCACGTGGTGGTCATTCACAAGGCCTTTGTCTCTAAATCACTAATTATCATGATAATCCCTGATTGTTGAAGTAATTGGACcgtctaatttattaaaatagtgaatAGTCAATACTGCAGTccacatatttttgtttttcctgaaTTTCAACGTCCAACACGGATCCTGTGCTGACGAGGTCACGAGTCAACAATAATATGCGACCGCCCGGTGATGGGTGACccgacatatacatatatgtacgaATTGAAATAACATAGTGCaaacgtttttactggtggtaggacctcttgtgagtccgcgcgggtgggtaccaccaccctgcctatttctgccgtgaagcagtaatgcgtttcggtttgaagggtggggcagccgttgtaactatacttgagaccttagaacttgtatctcaaggtgggtggcgcatttacgttgtggatgtctatgggctccagtaaccacttaacaccaggtgggctgtgagctcgtccacccatctaagcaataaaaaaataaaaaaaaacgaatgcacTGCACTTTTAAACGTGTAGAAATTACACTTGGCTCTCGACTGTTAATACAGAAAATCAGCGTAAACATTAATGTTGCCCGTAATCTTAATTTCAGCTGAAGTACCTCTCATATCACGAGTGTAAATATCAGGGAGTGACTCCGTCTTGagcttataactactgaatttTTAAACAGTACCGGAGATGTCGTATCGCGGAAGAGACGAGCTGCTTcacgtttttataattttcactcGACGTAAATCTCAAAACGTTTTAATGGTTTCCATGTAGCTATTatgattaaaactaattttgtcattatattgtttccGACGCTTCGtataatttacagttttaattatgtctgagAGGACTTGCAAAACTTGTCCGAGCGTgggatagccccttaggctaccagcaaatatgtagaaaaatcaaagaaaaaaatataaatgacaaacttGCGAACTCTAACGAAAATCCTATTTAGCTATTAGTTTTTTCTTGTTGGACAGCCGACCTAGTGTTAGATTGTAACTGGACTTGATAGTAGTGTATTAAGGCAATCGCATCCTTCTCACGGGAACGCACGACTACTTAGATGATAGAAATAGGATCGAAGACCTACCCACTCGAGCTTAAAATACgacctacaaccagtaattaagcTTTTTATTGCGCTGGCCACTGGTCCGTCTTGAGATTGTATGTagtaaaataattgattttgtaATATCGACAGTACCTACTTTTAAAGCGATCAACACTAATAAAcggtgttttcaataaaaacaatattagcaTTTTAAGCTTGTAAATATTCGCAAGCTTTCCTTGAGTTCGAACTCTCTAAGCCCTTTCGATAACTACATGGTTTTCCTCGACTCAATGTGTCCAATGAAAGTCAATAGTAACGTTCAAAGGGCAATCAAGCATCGGTTAATTATTATcgttattaattattgttaggaaataaataatgaatacaCAGTCACGACACGTTAATCACTCCACAAAAGGTCAAACGTGATCGCGCCCACAAATAACATTGTAACGATTTGCAAGCTGTTCGCttacaatgaaacaaaaaagcCTAATGATTTTCGAATGAATCGAATTTCggtttaataaattaatgttatcGATCAATTCGTATTTGCATTCAGTCGATTCTGTTATAAGCGGACTCGTGAACGTTGCATCTAACAGAATTCGACacgtaattaaatattgttcctATTTCTGTGGCAATGCGGTTCCGATATCCGATTTGGTACAGCCCTtgtatttacaatacaattgagagacTTTGAACTGTTCTAAGTTCGGTGATGGCAATCACGCTGTGACGTCAGtgtgcttagagcgagttttttaacgttctcgatagcgtaaaagttatctcaaatttgtatgaacagcgcccctagcggcaaacgtaggcaaacgctccaactccatacaaattccaTACAAACAATacccaactccatacaaacatacaaacgttaaaaaactcgcactaagcacactgaatatTAGATTATgcctaaaacacgtcattacggatcctcccgatccattaacggtgtttttaggtaccacaagcaccggtcaccgtcttcgtcgaaccgggcgtcgaagggctcgacgagcgaattaacccataggcacagcccactcagtttctcgccggatcttctcagtgggccgcgtttccgatccggtggtagattctgctaagcactgctcttgctagggtcagtgttagcatcactcaggtttgagccccgtgagttcatctaatagttaaggttacgctgaaatagcctctcaaggcttcagcttaggtagaaaaatagATTATCGAGTGCAATAAGAATTAGTCGAATCCGATTGTTACCTGTTCATAGTCCTGGTGCGAGTGCTGCGCGTAGGCGGGTGGTGCTCATTCCCGCGAGCGGCGAGGGCGGCCGACCTTGCCTTTGCGCACGGGAGCAGTAGCGCCCTGACCTGTTGCGTTCGCGCTCTTCATTAGCTTCTGCCAATCCTGCTCGCAAACTAATGAGCCCGCGAGCATATAATACCTAAACAACAATATAATTCATGTTacgttattgttttattataaacataatatatacacaAGGTGTAAAAAGATTGTCCACGAAGCAGAACGTAAACGGGAATTTATGTCTTATAGAAATGTGACGTTTGTTCGTTtatgagtaattaaaaaaatcgttttttaaaCGGTGGATTTTTCCCGTATTTTGGATACTGGAAAGTAATACGAGAATAAGTATATCCAGACCCCAAATATCAAATCTCATTAACCAAGACACTAACTGATCCAGTTAGGATAACTAATCACTTGACTAACGAGGCGATAACATACCTTTGATAAACTAAGCAATGTAATATGAAGGCAGTTGGTAGACACGGCCCACGTTCCCTCGAGACTGGATTTTGGGCGTTTTACATTGCGTGCATTTAATCAACTTTAGAATCTGATATGTGATTTCTTTGTTGGTTTTTCTTCAAGAATTACCAGTTTTGAAGCATGATTCCATTGCACCCTACATTagttaataaatagatatttgaTGCATTATAGCTTTAAACTGTTATGTTGGTAGGTTTTTTGTCATACCTATCGCCTTGCATGAGGTGGGAGCCGCATTTGGAGCACGCGAAGCACTTTATGTGGAAGACGTGAAGCGGTTGTTGGGGCGCGTTCGTTCTCATCACGAATTCGCTGGCCGGTATCGCTTGCCCGCAAGCTGCGCACGCGCCTCCGGACCCGAACATTCTGGAACAAAACGAAACTTGCCTGTATAAATGAGAATTTTGCTAGCGaggtataaatacatatatgagtaattatatttttgtacgtGTACGCTTTTTTAAAGTGCTAAGTTATAAAATATCTAGTTTAGAAATTATGTTGTATTTATACGTCAAATAGGTTCTGAATTTTTATGTATTTGCTTATCCAGTACCAGGTAAActcgttttaaataaaactgaatttgATAAATGAAATCACATAATATCATGTCCGACATGATTAAAAGTTTAAACTAGATTAAAATAACTATCGACTCGCCCTTCATGAGGAAGTTTTAAGGCAAAAAAAATGGCCGGGCTGTTAACATCAAGAACTATaatcaattcaatattaaaatatgttttattcgtATAAATCATCCGTGGTCTTGTAAATGAGTTACTCTGTTCTCTGGGTAAGACGTTCGTATCGAATCATGCACTAATGCATGCGGTGATTTTGCATTTCgattaaaagacttaaactcGCTAAACTGGAAACAAAATTatgtagttataaaaaaaaaaaaaattatataaaatttaatagtaaacTAAACTAACAATTattctaatataatttttattttgttgatactGGATACTGATGCggttccaaattttaaaattaatcgaACATTTTGATTTCTGTGAAAATTATGTATGAAGAGTCCGTTACTCataaacatacacacatacatatacataaataccaAGCTaaaaaaagcgtgttaaaaacaaaacatattccTTCCTTCAAGTTCAAGAGATTGACAACATTTAACGACTATCGTAATGCTTACGACCGTGCAGTATTATTCACGAGAAACAAACGAGTAAAAACTCCAACGTATTGAATGGGTcgttaaaaattataatcaaataaatCATTATATTAATGGCGTATTTCCTTTCTGTTATGACGGTTCAATCTAAGTGACGCAGCAATGTACAGTGGGCGAATTCCCGACGGCCGTCAAACATGGTACTTTCGATCTAATCATTGAATATCTGTTCGCAAATAACAACGGCAAAAATGATTCAACggcaaacttttaatttttttaataaatgaatgagCTCACGCGCCCTCGTGGTGGATACATCTTAAGACTTGTGGTAGTGGTCTCAAAATTGTATGACACCTGTATCACGCTTCAAGCCGTGAAATGTGAGTGATTCCCATCACATTCCAATCTCAGGCTCAGTCCCGTGAGCTACAAGTCCGGTGAaaccagaatagcccctcgaggttattaGTAATAACAGGCTACtggtaggaaaaaatattcGTGGCAAATATGAGCACGGTACCTAGATTTGCGCGCTCAAAATGTGCCAAAGacgtaaatttgtaaaagtaattatttttggtaggactgatggtaggacctcttgtgagtcgcacgggtaggtaccaccaccctgcctatttctgccgtgaagcagtaatgcgtttcggcttgaagggtgggacagctgttgtaactatactgagaccatagaacttgtatcttatggagggtggcgcatttacattgtagatgtctatggactccggtaaccacttaaaacaaggtgggctgtgagctggtccacccatataggcaataaaaaaaataaaaaattatgttcatGTCTACGTTTCGTCTGTGTTACGTTAAAACTGCAAATCAGGAttgataatgttttaaaaaacgaTTGATACGACTTTATTCGTGCTcaaaaaaagatacaatttaattattaagtacTAAACCCCTCTGAGCTCGATTGAAGCTTCCTAGACCGAAAAGCAAGTTGCGTAGTCGCAGCAACTATATAGtgttgcctatttcagccgcgaaTAAATCTTCCGTCCCGGTTTCTTTAAACTTTTGCTAGAATAACCGTTATTCTTAAATAGTAGATAatacgacctcatgtctcaaggcgggcgCTGCTACTTTTAAGTTAGGCCTAAAAACGTGCACAATAAACATTTAACAAGATATTTTGCACGTACAATcaaatgaaaatgtttaaattacCATTCAAATGATTGGTATCTGATCCGACAGATATAACGCGAAGGAAACAATTTTAACAAGCTGACTCTAATACGTTAAAATGCCACTATTATTGCTCGTTAAGCTTTGATAAATGGATAATAAAGCAGAGTAACAACATTTACTATAAATCACTTCATACTATGCCTTTATATATTGTACAAAATGTATGCAtacaaaaggttttatttgCATAGACGACGAGACGTCTATAGTTATTAAGCATATCTGAATTGAAAGTGAAAGTGTATTCGAACAAGTTTGGATttagaatgttatttatttaattattgcaaACGTTATTGgttatatttagtttatttcaaATGTTATACAGTTaacatttgatttattttgcAAGAGAAAATAATTTAGTATATTTACTGCTTAATGTTATGAGTGTTATGTTAGGAGTGAgggattattactggtggtctgaaggcctttctagtttcattaGGACAGgagggcgagcacgggctcagccaggtgTGGTGggttttgctaacagctgtcagagcgcctccgaaggacaCCTAATAGTTCAAGCCTAGCAGCGACTTCGCGGATACATCTACAATCGGATTAAAATTTCCACTCgctgagaaactcagcaggccgATGTTAAGGGTTAGGTTCTCGTCGTACTACCtactatactatttatttaatagaataCAATATTCTACAATTTTCATGCAGATTCATTTGCATATTACAATTGCTGTCTTATCCTAATTTTGTAGTAGGTACACTGAATACATTTTCTACCCTTTAGTGGAATATACCTTAggaagacaaaaaaaaaggtttattatAAAGTGCAGTCACATAAATTCCGCTAACGTGATCATCGTTTGATAATATAGTACTTTCAGGATGAATGGGAAGAGAATATAACTGTTTTCCCTTTTCCCCTCCTTTTTTGGATCATTTTATCATGAGTAGACTAGCTCTTGGTACTCTAAGATTACCAAAGCTAATAAAAATTCATATGATTCTaggataatattattaaatttgaaaaaaaaaaacgattagatCTTTAGAACATCTCTTAAGTCATTTAGAAATACTTGTTAACTTGAGCAATGATCTACTAAATTTTTGCAGCCAGTTAAGGTAAAAAAATGTGGTATCTTTTGATCTTTAATAGACATTCATGTCGTTACggtatgtaatgtaataa contains the following coding sequences:
- the LOC101743645 gene encoding LIM domain transcription factor LMO4 yields the protein MNPHYHGYAELSSPHPSSPEASFAANGHDYPHNNNNPALKECAGCGGKIVERFLLHALDRYWHHGCLKCTCCGQALADMGRSFYFKGGMILCKNDYTRMFGSGGACAACGQAIPASEFVMRTNAPQQPLHVFHIKCFACSKCGSHLMQGDRYYMLAGSLVCEQDWQKLMKSANATGQGATAPVRKGKVGRPRRSRE